A genomic segment from Legionella quinlivanii encodes:
- a CDS encoding alkaline phosphatase family protein, producing MKKYLSVPLMLLTSMTWAETKPPALVVQIVVDQLRGDLLERYKTKFGAEGFNYLLSHGINYQNAHHPHAHTVTCVGHATIATGSFPALHGVVANDWIDRQTGQSVYCMEDLNSKIIPTSHTKKELPGRSPRQLLASTLSDELVLAQKGQAFAVSLKDRAAITLAGHAGQAYWFDRSNGGFVSSSYYLTQYPQWVINWNADYQDKNETWSLSKPVNQYTFAKSAGFPNRSSKDFGKGFPHHTGEPGSEEYYEFLSMTPKADELTADFAIHLLKEEKLGKTANTVDYLGISFSAVDAVGHEFGPNSLESEDNLLRLDQTMAKLLKAIDAQVGLANTLIVLSADHGVSDSPSYLSEHHMPQANALNESELRQKIEQTLLKRFQLPANSLQAIMPPYVYLNHDVIRSHSMDIDQVNATLVEALGNFPGVFQAYALSLANTQHDWLSDKVIRMANLSRAGDLYLVPPPYQLSEDQEGQKVDHGTPWQYDSYVPLLFVNAQFEPQAITRPVYTTDIATTLAAVLAIKSPSAAVGQPLAEVTRFYDNKA from the coding sequence ATGAAGAAATACCTTAGTGTACCGCTGATGCTGCTCACCAGTATGACCTGGGCAGAAACCAAACCGCCCGCACTGGTTGTTCAGATTGTAGTGGATCAGCTTCGAGGCGACCTGCTGGAGCGCTATAAAACCAAGTTTGGCGCAGAGGGTTTTAACTACCTGCTAAGTCATGGCATCAATTACCAGAATGCCCATCACCCTCATGCGCATACTGTAACCTGTGTTGGACATGCGACTATTGCGACTGGAAGCTTCCCGGCTCTTCATGGCGTTGTGGCTAATGACTGGATTGATCGTCAAACCGGCCAGTCTGTTTATTGCATGGAAGATTTAAACAGCAAAATTATTCCAACCTCGCACACAAAAAAAGAATTGCCTGGACGCTCACCACGCCAGCTGCTGGCTTCTACTCTCAGTGATGAATTAGTGCTCGCTCAAAAAGGCCAGGCATTCGCCGTTTCCTTAAAGGATCGCGCAGCAATCACTCTTGCTGGCCATGCGGGTCAGGCCTATTGGTTTGATCGAAGCAATGGCGGCTTTGTCAGCAGCAGTTATTATTTGACGCAATACCCACAATGGGTCATCAATTGGAATGCTGATTATCAGGATAAGAATGAAACCTGGTCGTTAAGCAAGCCGGTCAATCAATATACTTTCGCCAAATCGGCAGGCTTTCCTAACCGCTCCTCCAAGGATTTCGGCAAAGGATTCCCGCACCATACTGGTGAACCGGGTAGTGAAGAATATTACGAATTCTTATCGATGACGCCCAAGGCGGATGAATTGACCGCTGATTTCGCCATTCACCTGCTCAAAGAAGAAAAATTGGGTAAAACGGCTAATACAGTCGATTATTTAGGCATTAGTTTCTCTGCTGTCGACGCAGTCGGTCATGAATTTGGACCAAACAGTCTGGAGTCAGAAGATAATTTGCTTCGTCTTGACCAAACGATGGCCAAATTACTCAAAGCGATTGATGCTCAGGTAGGACTTGCCAATACCCTAATTGTGCTCTCGGCAGATCATGGAGTTAGTGACTCGCCAAGCTATCTTTCGGAACACCATATGCCGCAAGCCAATGCCTTAAATGAGAGTGAACTGCGTCAAAAAATAGAACAAACTTTACTCAAGCGATTCCAGCTGCCAGCTAACTCTCTGCAAGCGATTATGCCTCCGTATGTGTATCTCAATCATGACGTCATCCGCTCTCATAGTATGGATATTGATCAGGTCAATGCGACCCTGGTTGAAGCACTTGGCAATTTCCCCGGCGTCTTTCAGGCTTATGCGCTGTCTTTGGCCAATACTCAACACGACTGGCTTAGCGACAAGGTGATTCGTATGGCTAATTTAAGCCGCGCCGGCGATCTTTATCTGGTGCCGCCTCCTTATCAATTGAGTGAAGATCAGGAAGGCCAGAAAGTCGATCATGGAACGCCCTGGCAATACGACAGTTATGTGCCGCTTCTTTTTGTGAACGCTCAATTTGAGCCGCAAGCGATTACTCGTCCTGTTTATACCACAGACATTGCCACTACTCTGGCAGCGGTACTGGCCATCAAATCGCCTTCTGCCGCCGTAGGTCAGCCTTTAGCGGAGGTTACGCGTTTTTATGACAATAAAGCTTGA
- the htpX gene encoding zinc metalloprotease HtpX produces the protein MNNLKTLILLAALTALLMLIGRLLGGYGGMMIALIFAVVMNFGAYWFSDQIVLRMYKAQPLDESHPVYSIVSQLANRAQIPVPKVYIVDAPVPNAFATGRSPEHASVAVTTGILSRLSQEELTGVLAHEISHVTHRDTLISVIAATLAGAISGIANMFIFLPMGHDSEGERNNPIGAILMLILAPMAAGLIQMAVSRSREYEADVGGAKLSGHPLWLASALGKLEMANQQGQFPAAERHPTTANLFIVNPLTSQRLTALFSTHPPTADRIARLQEMARGSF, from the coding sequence ATGAATAATTTGAAAACTTTAATTCTTCTGGCGGCATTAACAGCCCTTCTCATGTTAATCGGCCGTTTATTAGGCGGCTATGGCGGCATGATGATTGCCTTGATTTTTGCGGTCGTTATGAATTTTGGCGCCTACTGGTTTTCAGATCAGATTGTATTGCGAATGTATAAAGCACAACCACTGGATGAAAGCCATCCAGTTTATTCTATTGTTTCTCAACTTGCCAATCGGGCACAAATCCCTGTTCCAAAAGTGTATATAGTTGATGCCCCCGTGCCCAATGCCTTTGCTACAGGACGAAGTCCGGAACATGCCAGCGTTGCCGTAACGACTGGAATATTATCCAGACTTAGCCAGGAAGAGCTGACAGGCGTGCTCGCGCATGAAATTTCACACGTGACTCATCGGGATACACTAATCAGTGTTATTGCTGCCACCTTGGCAGGCGCGATTAGCGGAATCGCTAATATGTTCATATTTTTGCCGATGGGCCATGACTCTGAAGGAGAGCGAAATAACCCGATCGGCGCGATATTAATGCTGATTTTAGCGCCGATGGCAGCAGGCCTGATCCAAATGGCGGTTTCTCGCTCAAGAGAATACGAAGCTGATGTCGGCGGAGCTAAATTGTCCGGTCACCCTTTATGGCTGGCCAGCGCATTGGGAAAATTGGAAATGGCCAATCAGCAGGGTCAATTTCCTGCGGCAGAAAGACATCCAACCACCGCCAATTTATTTATTGTCAATCCATTAACCAGCCAACGTCTGACTGCCCTCTTTTCAACTCACCCGCCTACTGCTGACCGGATTGCAAGATTACAGGAAATGGCGCGCGGCAGCTTTTAA
- a CDS encoding rhodanese-like domain-containing protein: protein MGQLGQFIVNHWALWLGLILILLLILINEIQSQKKRAKEVSPQQAVHFINRDDATVIDLRDLETYRKGHIINSVRASVEDFEQQSLDKYKDKPIILVCAKGLQSTALAAKLRAQGFTAPMILAGGISAWQNADLPLVKGK from the coding sequence ATGGGACAACTTGGGCAATTTATTGTTAATCACTGGGCTTTATGGTTAGGCTTAATTCTCATTCTACTGCTCATTTTAATTAATGAAATTCAATCACAGAAAAAACGTGCCAAGGAAGTGTCGCCGCAACAGGCCGTTCACTTCATTAATCGAGACGATGCGACAGTAATTGATCTGCGTGATCTTGAAACTTATCGAAAGGGTCATATTATTAATTCAGTACGTGCCAGTGTAGAGGACTTTGAACAGCAATCACTGGATAAATATAAAGACAAACCTATTATCCTGGTTTGTGCTAAAGGTTTACAATCTACGGCATTGGCTGCTAAATTGCGTGCACAGGGATTCACCGCGCCGATGATTCTGGCAGGCGGAATAAGTGCATGGCAAAATGCAGACTTACCT